TAGTCATGATTGTTTCAGAGTTGGAACAAATTCTTATTCCAAATTTACCAATTCCCGACAACCCCTCACCAGATACTAAAAACTCTTATTTATCATGCTTGGCAATAACCCATATAGCATGTATAATTCCCGGAAGAAAGCCCAGAAGAGTCAGCAGGATATTTAACCAAAATGCACCGCGGATACCAACGGTAAAAAATACGCCTAATGGAGGAAGTATGATGGCAAGTATTATTCTTATGATGCTCATGTTGTATGTTTAAAAAAGTAAGCGAAAACTAAGGAATAATTGGTAATTGACAAAGTTTCGGGTTTTCGGTATTCTGTGAGTAAGTAACCGCTAATGAGTAATCAGTGAACAGTAATCGGCAAATGGGAAATGGTTTCAATGCTCTTTAAGACCTCACTTCAAGGGTCTGCTTCTTTTGTCCTTTAACAGGACAATCTTATCCAGATGGCTATTCCCAAATATTTTATACCTACAGGATTATCGCTGTAGGAGGAATTCACCTTTTTCATCGATACCCAATTATCTTGCTC
This region of Fulvivirga ulvae genomic DNA includes:
- a CDS encoding YqaE/Pmp3 family membrane protein, whose protein sequence is MSIIRIILAIILPPLGVFFTVGIRGAFWLNILLTLLGFLPGIIHAIWVIAKHDK